One window of Hymenobacter sp. BRD128 genomic DNA carries:
- the mazG gene encoding nucleoside triphosphate pyrophosphohydrolase → MENPLLSPSRRPAQLEAFGRLLDVLDRLRQECPWDKKQTLDSLRHLTIEETYELSDAILRHDLPDLKKELGDVMLHLVFYARIAAEQGAFDIADALNAQCEKLIYRHPHIYGDVQADDEATVKRNWEQLKLKEKGNTGGVLGGVPTSLPALVKAMRIQEKARGAGFDWDDPSQVWLKVQEELAEFGAEYGHGQPPADTAQAERATQEFGDLLFSLVNFARFAGINPEEALERTNRKFISRFQYLETAARQAGQSLPDLTLAQMDVYWNEAKQAGA, encoded by the coding sequence ATGGAAAATCCGTTGCTTTCTCCTTCCCGACGCCCGGCGCAGCTCGAAGCCTTTGGCCGCCTGCTCGACGTGCTCGACCGCCTGCGCCAAGAGTGCCCCTGGGACAAAAAACAAACGCTCGACAGCCTGCGCCACCTCACTATTGAGGAAACCTACGAACTGAGCGACGCCATCTTGCGCCACGACCTGCCCGACCTGAAAAAGGAACTCGGCGACGTGATGCTGCACCTCGTGTTCTACGCCCGCATTGCCGCCGAGCAGGGTGCTTTCGACATTGCCGACGCCCTTAATGCACAGTGCGAGAAGCTCATCTACCGCCACCCGCATATCTACGGCGATGTGCAGGCCGACGACGAGGCCACCGTGAAGCGCAACTGGGAGCAGCTCAAGCTTAAGGAAAAAGGCAACACCGGCGGCGTGCTCGGTGGGGTGCCCACCTCGCTGCCAGCCCTGGTAAAGGCCATGCGCATTCAGGAAAAAGCGCGCGGCGCGGGCTTCGACTGGGACGACCCTAGCCAGGTGTGGCTGAAGGTGCAGGAGGAGCTAGCCGAATTTGGCGCTGAGTATGGCCACGGCCAGCCGCCCGCCGATACCGCGCAGGCCGAACGCGCCACCCAGGAGTTTGGCGACCTGCTTTTTTCGCTGGTCAACTTCGCCCGCTTTGCCGGTATCAACCCCGAGGAGGCCCTGGAGCGCACAAATCGAAAATTTATTAGTCGCTTCCAGTACCTGGAGACGGCCGCCAGGCAGGCCGGCCAATCTTTACCTGACCTGACCTTAGCCCAAATGGACGTATATTGG